The Campylobacter sp. MG1 genome includes the window TAGTCTTCACCTATGCCTTGAGCTAAATTTTCCTTAGCTGGAAACCATCTTGATTCCCAATTTCTATTAATTCCTAGTCTAAGACCGATCGGATTTACTTTTTGTCCCATTTTAGCTTTCCTTACTTTCAGTTTTTGCTCTGCTTACTTCAACCATAATATGAGCAGTTGGTTTTCTAATGCGACTTGCACTACCTCTTGCTCTTGGTCTAATTCTTTTTAGAACTGCACCTGCATCAACACGGCATGAACTTACTACAACTTCACTTGGCTCATATCCACCATTTGCAACAGCACTTGAAATTGCATTAGAAATGTATTTTGCTGCTTTATTTGGCATAAATTTTAAACTAGCCATTGCTAATTCAGCATTCATTCCTTGAACTTCTCTTGCTAACAATCTTGCCTTAGTTGGTGATAGTCTTATGAATTTAATTAATGCTTTACTCATCTACTACCCCTTATTTTCCAATTTTCTTCTGCACAGAACCTTTGTGGCCTTTAAATGTGCGAGTTGGTGCAAATTCACCTAATTTATAACCTATGTGATTTTCAGTTACATATACTGGAATAAAGCTTTTACCATTATGAACGTTAAAAGTAAGACCGATCATATCAGGAGTTATAGTGCTTCTTCTTGACCAAGTTTTAATTGGTTTATTATCGTTAGCTTTTTTTGCTGCGATAACTTTTTTCATAACATGAGAATCAACAAAAGGACCTTTTTTTAATGATCTAGCCATCTTATTTTCCTTTTCTTCTTGATATTATTAGCTTATCGCTAGCCTTTTTACGGCGAGTCTTAGCACCTTTAGTTGGTTTACCCCAAGGTGTAACTGGGTGACGACCTGAGTTCTTTTTACCCTCACCACCACCATGTGGGTGATCTACTGGGTTCATTGCACTACCACGAGTTTGTGGGCGAATACCTCTATGTCTATTGCGTCCTGCTTTACCGATTGTAACGTTAGCCCAATCTTCATTACCAACTTCACCAATACTAGCCATACATTCAGCTAATACTCTTCTCATTTCACCTGATTGTAAGCGAACGATTACATATTTTTCTTCTTTACCCATTAATTGAGCAAAAGAACCTGCTGAACGAATCATTTGTCCACCTTTACCTGGTTTTAACTCAAGGTTATGGATAATTGTACCTACAGGAATTGATTTTAATTTCATAGCATTTCCTGGTTTAATATCTAAACCTTCAGCAGCTGAACAAACAATGTCATTTACTGCTAAACCACGAGGTTGGATAATATATCTTTTTTCACCATCTTTATAAGCAATTAATGCAATACGGCAATTTCTGTATGGGTCATACTCAATAGCTTCTACACGACCTTCAATTCCAAATTTATTTCTTTTGAAATCAATGATACGATATAGTTTTTTAGCACCTGCTTCTTTATGGCGACTTGTTATTCTTCCGTTGTTATTTCTACCTGCTGCAGCTGGAAGTTTTACAAGTAATGAGCGAACACTAGCTTTTGCTGTAATATCATCGCTACTTACACCTGTAATATATCTTCTGCTTGGGGTATATGGTTTATAAGTTTTAATAGCCATCTTAGCCTTCCTTATTCTCTAAACTAGCACCCTCAGGTAGCTTTACATAAAACTTTTTAAAGTCACTTCTTTGGCCTTCAATTCCTCTAAATCTTTTAACTTTTCCATCCATTCTTAATGAATTTATTTTTAAAGGAACGATACCAAAATATTCTCTTAACACTTGCTTTAGACCATTTTTTGTCATTTTAGGGCTAGCTTGAATAACTACTACACCACTTTCTTGAAGGCCTAAAGTTTTTTCTGTATAAACTATATTTTTTATATCTGTGATATCAGCCATCTTAGCCCTCTTTCGTAATTGATGCTAAAGCATCTTTTTCAATAATAACTGAGTTAAATATACTTAATAAATAAGCATTTACTTCAGTAATATCAACAACATAACAATTTGCAAGATTTCTAAATGCTAATAATGTTTTTTCATCTAATAATGATTTAACTATTAAAGCATCTTTAACACCTATTTTATTAATCATAGCTCTTGCATCTTTTGTTTTACCACTTTCAATAACTATATTATCTACTGCAAATATTGCGTTTGCATTTGCTTTATCAGCTAAAGCTCTTTCAAATGCTAATCTCTTTTGCTTTTTATTTACTTTTTGAAAATAGTTTCTATTATTTGTTGGACCAAATGCAACTGCACCACCTACCCATACGTTAGTTCTAGTTGAACCTGCACGAGCACCGCCACGACCTTTTTGTCTCCATGGTTTTTTACCACCACCGCTAACATCACTTCTACCTTTAGTATGAGCTGTATTTGCTCTCATGCTAGCTTGATATGATTTTACATATAAATAAAGGTTATGAGGATTTACTTCAGCGTATCTTGCTGGTAAATCAAGCTCGCTAGCTTTTTCAAATTTATCGTTTAATACGCATACTTTCATTTTACAATCCTTACTTTACCCATTGCACCATTATAACCTGCAACGCTACCTTTTAATACTAAAACACCATTTTCAGCGTCAAATGAAACAACTTCATTTTTAACAGTAACTAATTCATTACCAAAATGACCCGCCATTTTGCGTCCTTTTTGAACACGACCTGGCCACTCGCGGTTACCTATAGAACCTGAGCGTCTGTGAAAACGGCTACCATGACTTGCTGGACCACCTGCAAATCCGTGTCTTTTAATAACACCTGCAAAACCTCTACCTTTTGAATTAAAGCTTACTTTTAAAACTTTTGCTTCAGCTAAAGGTGTAGTGTCAATGTCACCTGCTTCTTTATTTGCTACTTCTAAACTAGCAAATTTGTTAAACTCTGCACTTAGGCTGTATTTTTTTTGCTGACCTGCTATGCACTTGTTTTGATGTTTACCTTGTGCGTAAGCAACGATAGCTTTACCATCTTTAAGTTCGCAAACTTTTGTTTTTACTAACTTAAGTAATGTTACAGGAGTGCTAGATGTGTTAATTGTTCTACTCATTCCGATTTTTTCAACAATATATTCCATACTCTATCCTTACTTGCCCATTGCACGAACTTCAACATTAACTTCTGGTGCCAAATCAAGCTTTGTTAAGCTATCAACGGTGTCAGTAGTAGCAGCCAAAATATCAATCATACGAGCGTGAATTCTCATTTCAAATTGTTCTCTTGAATCTTTATTGATGTGCGGAGATCTTAAAACGGTATAACGCTTTATTTTTGTAGGCATTGGCACTGGACCTCTAATTTCAGCACCAGTTCTCTTAACGGCTTCAACAATTGCCGCAACTGTACGATCTAGAACCCTATGGTCATAAGCTTTTAACTTTAACCTAATTCTTTCCATAATTTTTCCTTTTAAAAGAACTCGTTGGCATTTAAGCCAACCCATTAAAGAACATGTGATAAGTATCACAAAAACTAAAATAGGTTCGCAAGTGTATTTAATATAAGTTTATTTGTCAAGAAAAAATATAAAATTCTACATATTTTTATCTTTTTTAAAGAGATAAAATAATATATATCTTATTTTTTAAATTCGTTAAAATAATAAAATTATTTTTTTTCAAACTTTTTAATCAAAATTGTTACATTTAGTAATAAATTTATAAGAATAATATGATATTTTATGTTTTGATTAATAATAATTAAAAATTCAAATTGCAAAAAATTATAATACAATTATAAAATTAAACTAAATAGGAGAAATTATGATTAGTAAAGTTTTAATAGCCAATAGAGGCGAAATTGCTGTTCGTATAGTCCGTGCATGTAGAGATTTGCACATTAGAAGTGCTGCAATTTATACTAAACCTGACGAAAGCTGTCTTCATGTAAAAATAGCAAGTGAGGCACACTGTGTAGGCGATGATCCTATAAAAGGCTATCTTGATGCAAAAAAAATTGTAGAAACTGCACTAGAGTGTGGGGCTGATGCTATACACCCTGGCTATGGTTTTTTAAGTGAAAACTATGAATTTGCAAAAATGGTTGAAGATGCTGGATTGATTTTTATTGGCCCTAAAGCTGAAGTAATTAGACAAATGGGTAATAAAAATATAGCTAGAGAATTAATGAAACAAAATGGTATTCCTATTGTTCCTGGAACTGACCCTTTAAATAAATGCACGATGGATGAGATTAAGGATATGGCTGAAAAAATAGGCTATCCTGTAATCCTAAAAGCAAGTGGTGGTGGTGGTGGTCGTGGTATTCGTGAAGTTTGGAGAGAAGAAGATATGCAAATGGCTTATGAATCTTGCACTAGAGAAGCTAAAGCATACTTTAATAATGAAGAAGTTTTCATGGAAAAATTAATTGTTAATCCACGACATATTGAATTTCAAATTTTAGGTGATAACTATGGTAATATCATACATTTATGCGAAAGAGATTGCTCAATTCAAAGACGCCATCAAAAAATAATTGAAATCGCACCATGCCCTTCTATCAGTGAAAATTTAAGAAAAGTTATGGGTGTTACTGCAGTTGCTGCTGCAAAAGCCGTTAAATATTCTAATGCTGGAACTGTTGAATTTTTGCTAGATGATTATAATAGATTTTATTTTATGGAAATGAATACAAGAATTCAAGTAGAACATGGGGTAACTGAGGAGATAACAGGTACTGATTTAGTTGTAAGACAAATTAGAATTGCTTCTGGTGAAATTTTAGATTTAGAACAAAGCGAGATTAAACCTCGTGGTTTTGCAATAGAAGCAAGGATTACAGCCGAAAATGTTTGGAAAAATTTCATACCAACTCCTGGAACAGTAACTGAATACTACCCAGCATTAGGACCATCAGTAAGGGTTGATTCTCACCTATATAAAGATTATAAAATACCACCTTATTTTGATTCTTTGGTTGCAAAATTGATAGTGAAAGCTACAAGTTATGACTTAGCTGTAAATAAATTAGAAAGAGCATTAGAAGAATTTACCATAAAAGGATTTAGAACTATTATTCCATTTTTGCTCTCTATTTCAAAAAGTCGTGAATTTAGAAGAGGTTTTTTTGATACCAGCTATGTTGAAAAAAATATAGAAAAAATATTAGAAAATACTAACGACCCAGATGAAAATCGCAAAGATGAAATAATAGCAGCAATTAGTACAGCTATAAAAAAATACAGGGTTGACTAACAAAATAATAGCGATTAATTTCGCTATTATTTTATAATTTTATTAGTAATACTAAAAATATTTATTATAAAATTTATTTTTTCACAATTTTAATACAAAAAATGCAAAATATTTATTATAAAAAATAATTTTTTGTTACTAATATTCTCAATTATAATTAAAAAAATATATTGTTTAATTTTATTAAGTAATTGTAAAGTTTAATTCATTAAATTTTTTGAAATTTGAATGTATTTCAAAATACAAAAGGGGAGGCTTATAATGGCTAAAAAATATATAGATATTATGGATACAA containing:
- the rplV gene encoding 50S ribosomal protein L22; amino-acid sequence: MSKALIKFIRLSPTKARLLAREVQGMNAELAMASLKFMPNKAAKYISNAISSAVANGGYEPSEVVVSSCRVDAGAVLKRIRPRARGSASRIRKPTAHIMVEVSRAKTESKES
- the rpsS gene encoding 30S ribosomal protein S19, whose translation is MARSLKKGPFVDSHVMKKVIAAKKANDNKPIKTWSRRSTITPDMIGLTFNVHNGKSFIPVYVTENHIGYKLGEFAPTRTFKGHKGSVQKKIGK
- the rplB gene encoding 50S ribosomal protein L2, with product MAIKTYKPYTPSRRYITGVSSDDITAKASVRSLLVKLPAAAGRNNNGRITSRHKEAGAKKLYRIIDFKRNKFGIEGRVEAIEYDPYRNCRIALIAYKDGEKRYIIQPRGLAVNDIVCSAAEGLDIKPGNAMKLKSIPVGTIIHNLELKPGKGGQMIRSAGSFAQLMGKEEKYVIVRLQSGEMRRVLAECMASIGEVGNEDWANVTIGKAGRNRHRGIRPQTRGSAMNPVDHPHGGGEGKKNSGRHPVTPWGKPTKGAKTRRKKASDKLIISRRKGK
- a CDS encoding 50S ribosomal protein L23 gives rise to the protein MADITDIKNIVYTEKTLGLQESGVVVIQASPKMTKNGLKQVLREYFGIVPLKINSLRMDGKVKRFRGIEGQRSDFKKFYVKLPEGASLENKEG
- the rplD gene encoding 50S ribosomal protein L4, whose product is MKVCVLNDKFEKASELDLPARYAEVNPHNLYLYVKSYQASMRANTAHTKGRSDVSGGGKKPWRQKGRGGARAGSTRTNVWVGGAVAFGPTNNRNYFQKVNKKQKRLAFERALADKANANAIFAVDNIVIESGKTKDARAMINKIGVKDALIVKSLLDEKTLLAFRNLANCYVVDITEVNAYLLSIFNSVIIEKDALASITKEG
- the rplC gene encoding 50S ribosomal protein L3, with protein sequence MEYIVEKIGMSRTINTSSTPVTLLKLVKTKVCELKDGKAIVAYAQGKHQNKCIAGQQKKYSLSAEFNKFASLEVANKEAGDIDTTPLAEAKVLKVSFNSKGRGFAGVIKRHGFAGGPASHGSRFHRRSGSIGNREWPGRVQKGRKMAGHFGNELVTVKNEVVSFDAENGVLVLKGSVAGYNGAMGKVRIVK
- the rpsJ gene encoding 30S ribosomal protein S10 gives rise to the protein MERIRLKLKAYDHRVLDRTVAAIVEAVKRTGAEIRGPVPMPTKIKRYTVLRSPHINKDSREQFEMRIHARMIDILAATTDTVDSLTKLDLAPEVNVEVRAMGK
- a CDS encoding acetyl-CoA carboxylase subunit A, whose amino-acid sequence is MISKVLIANRGEIAVRIVRACRDLHIRSAAIYTKPDESCLHVKIASEAHCVGDDPIKGYLDAKKIVETALECGADAIHPGYGFLSENYEFAKMVEDAGLIFIGPKAEVIRQMGNKNIARELMKQNGIPIVPGTDPLNKCTMDEIKDMAEKIGYPVILKASGGGGGRGIREVWREEDMQMAYESCTREAKAYFNNEEVFMEKLIVNPRHIEFQILGDNYGNIIHLCERDCSIQRRHQKIIEIAPCPSISENLRKVMGVTAVAAAKAVKYSNAGTVEFLLDDYNRFYFMEMNTRIQVEHGVTEEITGTDLVVRQIRIASGEILDLEQSEIKPRGFAIEARITAENVWKNFIPTPGTVTEYYPALGPSVRVDSHLYKDYKIPPYFDSLVAKLIVKATSYDLAVNKLERALEEFTIKGFRTIIPFLLSISKSREFRRGFFDTSYVEKNIEKILENTNDPDENRKDEIIAAISTAIKKYRVD